aataatataaaaattattaatattaaagttaaaaacattaagaattgcgccacaacaaaaaattaaaaatcatcataAGAAATCGGATTAAGtactaatttttagtaaaaagataaaaaaatattgagcttAACAACTTTAACATAAACTTGCATTAAGCAAGAAGTTACCATCATAATATTTTGAACACgagttacaaaaacaaaataatgaaaaaaaaatcgctataTTTAGTGATCAAtacataaagataatttttttatacaattttagcTCTGAAACTCATGATGTgggtaatgaaataaaacaggtTGAGGCAACTTTAGaggaaacaaaagaaattacaGGTGCCATTAATATCGGCACTGCTACAATGAGGTAATTTAAACTAACATTATCGCATTTCAATCATAATTGTTAATATAATAagtgtatatttaataattaatatcatttataaactaataatatctaattgtaaaaatgtttttaaatttattataatttaaatgatttttctcataaataaatgtaattttcgatatgctttgaaaattattattcgtGCAGCTTTTCACTCTGAAATGAACTGAAAACTTTCCCGCTGCTTTTTACATTGTGTACTTTTAATGAACTAACATTAATTAACACTGTCGGTATTTTGATATTCAGATatcaaaaacatatataatagttttaaatttaccttatttttaaaaaaatagttactttgataaatatattaatttacaatgttaaaaaataaacctttttttacttttaaggaaattttaatatgtgGGCAACTAAAAAGTATatgcttctaaataaataatttacgatTTCAATACATATCGGTAATAAGAAAGTAATAGCATTCAATTTCGCAGAATAAATTTCCCTTGACATTAATcaggaagaatttttaaagacacTTTGTACAGGAGTAACAAcaactaatgaaaaaacatCATCGTAAGCTATTACGTTTGAATGAATGAagaaacgaattaaaaaaactgtttcaaggGCGGAAAATATTTGCGTAGTGTAAATGTGACTGAtttacattaaacaaaatttaatgaacttaAGCAAAATTCATTGATTGTGATATTTGTCATAATCCTCTCTTTTATAGTATACATTTAATACTTAATACTACTATGTTCACACATGTGTATCATAATATTACTATGTATGTATTAATACAAAAACTTATGATATTTAACGATGTGCTTAGTTTCCGTACTACAAAGTATATTTGTGTTATGTAGCACGACGTGCGACAAAAGAATTAAAGGAGGTATGGTGAAGTTTGAGACAtgtggaaaaaatttcaaaaaagttcaaACAATGTATGTCATCATTTATGGATATCcctaaaataattagatttattattctagtaggaaaattatattgttcTAGAGCAAAAATAGACTTCTTTAAATCCTTATttgttaaatgaattatattttgcaaagtTTAGAAGTTATTCTTCTCATAGCTTAAACATTATACTTTTCATAACTTCATAGCAGCGAATTTTGCGGAAATTAATGATatgccaaaataaaaatatttttaatatacccTGATGAAACAAGTTCTTTCGTTAGAAGTTTCTAAGATAACGAATAcacttattgtttttatagagaataaaaaaacgtttgctaaaaatagttaaattatttaaatattaggatTCGTTTATGTTTTACGAATTCATTTTAGCTTGTAAACGTCTGTTAGGGAATAATTTCTTTCGTCAGATTAAATTTCTAAGATTCTaacgttaaaattaatttttgagataGCACATACTCGTATTGTTTTCATCTAACATAAAAAACACTTTGCTTAAAATCCTATCgtccttaaaaaatttcgattctCAATAAGCGCCTGTTATTTGACTTCTTATCCAACAAAAAATGGATCTAATTAAAAAGTAAGGCTTATATGAAgctgaaaatagttaaaaaaataattttagaggttataaaattttaatgaaataaataggaaatttttactatttatatttaattatttctgaaagtaCTTTACAGCAAGGCTGATAAAAAAGAGAACAATCAAGACtaacacaaaataattcattttttcctctttaatttCAGCGATGATGGTTGCCCTCATACTTACATTATTGATGGGAGAGAAAAGAAGCTTCTAGCTAAGTCTTCCAAAGTGAAGAAATGTTTGGCGAGAGAAGAAAGCTTTGAAGAGCGCTTGCCACGAAAGAAAAAGAAGGGTTTTCGCTCTTTCATACGACAGTTATTTACTGGCTGTTACAAGCGGGTGTGAATTATGTGATTATCGCTATCCTAGATTGAGTCAACTCTAGGCCTAGACATTAAAAGCACGACTTTAACAGCTTTGACAACTTTAACAGACTTTAATGACTGTGACAGACATAACTATGGCTTTACCGAGTTATTAAGAACTTAGCTATCTTATAATGAACTTTATTGAgtcattatgaaatttattgagTCAATATGACTTTAATGGAGTCATCATGAAACTTACTGAGTCATTATGAACTTTGATTAGCAACTACAAACTTAAATTAAGACATGATGAACTTTTCTGAGTCATTATGAACTTTGATGAGTTACTACAAACTTTATTAAGTCATTATGAACTTTTTCGAGTCATTATGAACTTTGATGAGTTACTATAAACTTTATTAAGTCATTATGAACTTTGATGAGTCATTATGAACTTTGATGAGTAACTTCAAACTTTATTAAGTCATTATGAAATTTACTGAATCACTGCGAAACATGTTAGGCCATTATGAACTTTTCTAAGTCATTGTGAGCTTTTTTGACTCATTATAAACTTTACCGAGTCGTTATGAACGTTGTTATTATAAACTTCGTTGTGttattatttaccaaaatttaatttatattattatttgacctttaaataaaatattgtgttgtcaaaaaataaaaataaaaaagacaaacaaaaataaaaatggtttgaCTTATCTTTAACACCTTAGTCTAATACGCAGAAAAATCTCTTATCTTTCATGAAAATACAAGTGTTTTTCCTCATCTGTCTGAAAATAATCAACAATCTAAATATTTGACTAATCATTAGATTACCATCAGACACTTCAACTTTAGATTACGGttcacttaatttttgaaagatattaactatattatttaacaGTTGAAATACCTTAATTCGTTTTCGTTAGTAGGTCCTAACACGCATTTTTAGATTCCTCATCAAAAGCGAAAAGAAATCAGTGCACACATTGAGGGTAGCAAGTTAATATTCAAGCGAGAGAAAAACCGAAAACACTATCAAAATCTGATATATCACAGTGCAGGAAAATGAATGTGATAAGCAATTGAACATGTTTGATATTGAGAGAAAACTAAGATGGAAtcaaagaattatttgaaatgccTTCAACTTTCAACCTCCATTAAACTAGCTTTGGTGTTCATTACACCCATGTTCCATTACTCTGATTTGCCAGATATCAACAGTAGTTTAGTTTTTacatcacaaaaatattaatctaagaCCTTAttgtgtacattttttttattcttacttttgataaggattctagAAATACACATAGAGAGTGATGACGACAAAACACTATACTGTACAATCATAGATATCAACTTAATCTGTTTCGTGTGCATTTTTCTTAGTAATGGCAATTACTGTTATTCCAAGAAAAGTGTTTtggtttagtaaaataaattgggAATCATCGGGATTAAAACTGCACAGGAATGCCATGCCTGGAAATGTTGTCAAACGCTGGGAAAATACACTTCCCCTATAACTATAACTTGTAAAACATACACTTCCCCTATAACTTGTTCAGAAACAGACAAACTGTCCATAATAAAGAAGTGATCCCTGATGTTTAAGACGCCATTTCTGGACATcggtttctatgcaattttaatcctgaatCAAACTACCCTAGAAATTTGTTGCATCATTTATACGACTTTCTGTTAtacataacgtttttaaactggTATATTTCGACCGAAAATATacgaaaaatgtcattttcctaaACGAAACTGCGAAATTAAGttcaattattagttttttttcttattagtgTATACATTTTCGTATTAGTAAATGCATTTATTACAGCACTCTTATGTACAAATGTGGCTCAATGCTacacaatttttacagcattgTCTATCCCTATTCTAAAGGCTCATcagtttcttttgaaatttgtcTTATTGCGCCATCTTGGATATTAACTTctcgtttttctttcttaacaaatttttttcaacataataCCACTCAATAGTTAAAGGAGCTACCTTAGTAGgctagtataaaaaatttgaaaattcaaaaaaatttcatgaattattcataaaaatcaaaatgtaataaaatgattcaatgaatatttttgagtaagtaattttatatctacatttttctgtttttagagttctcaaaatattctttaattcttgttttaaCTGGGAAAGCCCGATCCGGATGATGCTGTTAAAATCTACGGTAATTacagcaaaaatttttccaagatGTTCATCAATACTCTAAACGAACTACAAAACTTACTTTCAAGAAATGCTTAATAAggaatagattttataattctattagATTGTTGTTGTTCTTGTTgctcatttacgtcacactagatctgcacaatgggctatcggtgacggtctgggaaatatccctgaggatgatccgaagacatgccagcacaatttcgatcctctgcagaggagagggcacccccgcttcggtagcccgacgacctgcacgcgaagtcgagcactttacggtagaactgTTTAACGatgaccaataccgcacaccctcggtccctacgcagggaCCCagcggtcacccacccgcacactgaccgtaNNNNNNNNNNNNNNNNNNNNNNNNNNNNNNNNNNNNNNNNNNNNNNNNNNNNNNNNNNNNNNNNNNNNNNNNNNNNNNNNNNNNNNNNNNNNNNNNNNNNNNNNNNNNNNNNNNNNNNNNNNNNNNNNNNNNNNNNNNNNNNNNNNNNNNNNNNNNNNNNNNNNNNNNNNNNNNNNNNNNNNNNNNNNNNNNNNNNNNNNNNNNNNNNNNNNNNNNNNNNNNNNNNNNNNNNNNNNNNNNNNNNNNNNNNNNNNNNNNNNNNNNNNNNNNNNNNNNNNNNNNNNNNNNNNNNNNNNNNNNNNNNNNNNNNNNNNNNNNNNNNNNNNNNNNNNNNNNNNNNNNNNNNNNNNNNNNNNNNNNNNNNNNNNNNNNNNNNNNNNNNNNNNNNNNNNNNNNNNNNNNNNNNNNNNNNNNNNNNNNNNNNNNNNNNNNNNNNNNNNNNNNNNNNNNNNNNNNNNNNNNNNNNNNNNNNNNNNNNNNNNNNNNNNNNNNNNNNNNNNtatctgtgtgtgtgtgtgtgcgtgcgtgTGTGTGGATTTCGttacatcatttttttcttatctcccattttttgtttgattattttgttcCTCTTTTTTATTGGTCAATCtccctttttcttcttctagcTGTAATTTGTTTGTGATTTCTACCATATTGAGTCTCTGTGTTCCCATACTGAGGAAGGTGCTTTGTTATagtagaaaaacaattatgtcagttaatttgattttatttgcacgctttacatattgttttagttaaattaaaacaattaatttgtaaaatactaTTGTCTAAGTAAGTATTAATACAAGTATTTAATACAACTCTAAGTACACTAAAAAAGGGAgtgatttctttgaaaatttgttttctaattaataattgtcTGGATTATGAAATCTAGGTGTGATTCAAGTAAATAATTAAGGGAAgagaatttatgaataaaaagccattttcataaattttcaaacaagatAAATTGAGGAAGACAATTTGCTTTTCTGACAATCTGCTCCAATTTCAATTAGGAAGACAATCTgctccaatttaattttttttaaatttattttttaaagttcataatttAGCAAGCATGttgtaattaatgaatttaaaaaataaatagaaatttaaaaaaaaaatcactttactatttaacttaaatttttcatgcatgctttataaaaatatgaaaaatatgtctttttatTACAGCAAATACGTGAACATAAAGTCTAATtatctacatttatttatttgctaattgTTAAACTCTATTTAAGATTAGATAGATTTAACTTAAATGGGAAGTGAACATTTTGAAGACTATAGTGAGAACATCACgttcaatcttttaaatattgataagtCGGTGATCTTAATGTttctctaataatttaaaatgcctacatcaaaacaaaaatgtcaaatttcaCCATTCTGGAAAATTTAGATAAAGGTCAAATTATTTGTTAGCAAAGTGCTTTAATTGTAATGACCTGTATACGAGTCACAACCCTTTATTCATTAAATCCATACTGCAGTTATTATGTGGAGATGCAATATTTATGAAGTTAGAGggagcataattttttaaatgaagtggGTTTTTTGCATGCATCATTATTTCAAGAATAATAGTAGGATATTTTTCCacagaggaaaaaaatcatagaaaaacCATCACAGAAGAAATAGGTTTCTTTCAACCCATATCGAAGAAACTTTTTCTCAAGAggagcataaaa
Above is a window of Parasteatoda tepidariorum isolate YZ-2023 chromosome 5, CAS_Ptep_4.0, whole genome shotgun sequence DNA encoding:
- the LOC122271675 gene encoding uncharacterized protein; protein product: MISDMMSDSNVEIETEHETNLAFVDGQNQANGSNDCDLTVMSSETHDVGNEIKQVEATLEETKEITGAINIGTATMSDDGCPHTYIIDGREKKLLAKSSKVKKCLAREESFEERLPRKKKKGFRSFIRQLFTGCYKRV